Proteins encoded within one genomic window of Prauserella marina:
- a CDS encoding ATP-binding domain-containing protein: MSVSPSDREPDSATGDTSAENARIAGKTAQIAAEQSYVTMLYGRLDAERERTKRLLDTVLRSSGGPPQAQAERDTATTTHSDRLAQLNSVEQGLCFGRLDFGVAAEAGEDGPVYIGRLGLFDEEDDYRPLLVDWRAPVARPFYLATAASPDGVRRRRHIRTLTRRVVDVDDEVLDLGSAEHTDHLGLAGEAALLAALERRRTGEMSDIVATIQGEQDRIIRADMNGVLVVQGGPGTGKTAVALHRAAYLLYTYRRQLTSRGVLVVGPNSTFLRYIGQVLPSLGETGVLLSTIGELYPGIAATGIDSPSAAEAKGALAMVDVLATAVRDRQLVPDDVLDIDVEGEVLTLDRATAEKARAKARKTLRPHNVARRVFADAVLDHLTEQSIQRLESSVLDDVPDIPLADDESEDTELLDARDHTAIRQELAEDKNIRAAIDSLWPKLTPQELLSDLLTSSAALESAAGEHLSPGARAALLRRPGSLWTAADIPLLDELAELLGQDDTEARERRERREREERAYAEGVLHVLEQDDEIIDEEMLRVRDVLDAELLAERQEASSDLTAAQRAARDRTWTFGHVIVDEAQELSAMDWRLLMRRCPSRSMTLVGDVSQTGSPAGTSSWSGVLAPYVADRWRLRELTVNYRTPAEIMDLAAGVLTEIDPGLKAPASVRETGVPPWHLSVARRDIAGQIKSIVEGEIAEVAGGTVAVLVPSELEGPLSAELADADSGDPENPRVSVLTVDRAKGLEFDGVVVVAPGEVVAESARGLNDLYVALTRATKRLGIVHTGAPIPALSGAQSGGEAPS, encoded by the coding sequence TTGTCCGTGTCCCCGTCAGACCGGGAACCCGACAGTGCCACCGGTGACACCAGCGCCGAGAATGCCCGGATCGCGGGAAAAACCGCGCAGATCGCCGCCGAACAGAGCTACGTCACCATGCTCTACGGCAGGCTCGACGCGGAGCGAGAACGGACGAAACGTCTGCTTGACACGGTGCTGCGCTCCAGCGGAGGCCCGCCACAGGCGCAGGCGGAACGCGACACCGCGACCACGACGCACAGCGACCGTCTCGCACAACTGAATTCGGTCGAGCAGGGGTTGTGCTTCGGCCGCCTCGACTTCGGCGTCGCGGCTGAAGCGGGCGAGGACGGCCCGGTCTACATCGGAAGGCTCGGCCTCTTCGACGAGGAGGACGACTACCGGCCGCTGCTGGTCGACTGGAGGGCCCCGGTCGCGCGGCCGTTCTACCTCGCGACGGCGGCCTCGCCCGACGGCGTCCGCAGGCGCAGGCACATTCGCACGCTGACCCGGCGGGTCGTCGACGTCGACGACGAAGTGCTCGATCTCGGCTCGGCCGAGCACACCGATCACCTCGGGCTCGCGGGGGAGGCGGCACTACTCGCGGCGCTGGAGCGCAGGCGGACCGGTGAGATGTCCGACATCGTCGCGACCATCCAGGGCGAGCAGGACCGCATTATCCGCGCCGACATGAACGGCGTGCTCGTCGTCCAGGGCGGGCCGGGAACCGGCAAGACCGCCGTCGCGCTGCACCGCGCCGCCTACCTGCTCTACACCTACCGCCGCCAGCTCACCAGCCGTGGCGTGCTCGTCGTCGGGCCGAACAGCACCTTCCTCAGGTACATCGGCCAGGTGCTTCCCTCGCTCGGCGAGACAGGGGTGCTGCTCTCGACGATCGGCGAGCTGTACCCGGGCATCGCGGCGACCGGCATCGACTCGCCTTCCGCGGCCGAGGCCAAGGGCGCGCTCGCGATGGTCGACGTGCTCGCGACGGCCGTGCGCGACCGTCAGCTCGTCCCCGACGATGTGCTGGACATCGACGTCGAGGGTGAGGTGCTCACCCTCGACCGCGCGACAGCGGAGAAAGCGAGAGCCAAGGCGAGGAAAACGCTGCGCCCGCACAACGTCGCGCGCAGGGTGTTCGCCGACGCCGTACTGGACCACCTCACCGAGCAGTCCATCCAGCGGCTCGAATCGAGCGTGCTCGACGACGTGCCCGACATCCCGCTCGCCGATGACGAGAGCGAGGACACAGAGCTGCTCGACGCGCGCGACCACACGGCGATCCGCCAGGAACTGGCGGAGGACAAGAACATCAGGGCGGCGATCGACTCGCTGTGGCCGAAGCTGACGCCCCAGGAACTGCTCAGTGACCTGCTGACGAGCAGCGCGGCATTGGAGTCGGCGGCGGGCGAGCACCTGTCTCCCGGCGCCCGCGCGGCGCTGCTGCGCAGGCCGGGCTCGCTGTGGACGGCCGCCGACATCCCGCTGCTCGACGAACTGGCCGAGCTGCTCGGCCAGGATGACACGGAGGCGCGCGAGCGCAGGGAACGCAGAGAGCGCGAGGAACGCGCCTACGCCGAAGGCGTGCTGCACGTGCTCGAACAGGACGACGAGATCATCGACGAGGAGATGTTGCGCGTCAGGGACGTGCTGGACGCCGAACTGCTCGCGGAGCGGCAGGAAGCCAGCAGCGACCTCACGGCGGCACAGCGCGCGGCGAGGGACCGCACCTGGACCTTCGGGCACGTCATCGTCGACGAGGCGCAGGAACTGTCCGCTATGGACTGGCGCCTGCTGATGCGCCGTTGCCCGAGCCGGTCGATGACGCTCGTCGGCGACGTGTCGCAGACCGGTTCCCCAGCGGGTACCTCGTCCTGGTCCGGCGTGCTCGCCCCCTACGTCGCCGACCGGTGGCGGCTGAGGGAGCTGACGGTCAACTATCGGACGCCAGCCGAGATCATGGACCTCGCGGCCGGTGTGCTCACCGAGATCGATCCCGGACTGAAGGCGCCTGCCTCGGTACGCGAGACCGGCGTCCCGCCGTGGCACCTTTCCGTGGCCCGCCGCGACATCGCGGGACAGATCAAGTCCATTGTGGAGGGAGAAATCGCCGAGGTCGCGGGAGGAACGGTCGCCGTTCTCGTGCCCTCGGAGCTGGAGGGACCGTTGTCGGCCGAACTGGCCGACGCCGACAGCGGTGATCCGGAGAATCCGAGAGTGTCCGTTCTCACGGTCGACAGGGCGAAGGGCCTGGAGTTCGACGGTGTCGTCGTCGTCGCTCCCGGCGAGGTCGTCGCGGAGTCGGCACGGGGCCTCAACGACCTCTACGTCGCGTTGACCCGGGCCACCAAGCGGCTCGGAATCGTCCACACGGGAGCACCGATCCCCGCCCTCTCAGGTGCGCAAAGTGGCGGTGAAGCGCCCAGCTAG
- a CDS encoding heme o synthase yields MSLVNAAHHRSDNTSAVHPTGEKPAGGRRGVRAVVGAYAALAKPRVIELLLVTTIPAMFLAGREIPSPWLVLVTLLGGTMAAGSANALNCVIDADIDKVMNRTKRRPLVRDSVPRRNALIFGLALGLASFGVLYLTVNLLAALLAIATILFYIFIYTLLLKRRTPQNVVWGGAAGCMPVIIGWAAVEGTVQWPAFVMFGVIFFWTPPHTWALAMKYREDYERAGVPMLPVVATPQHVAKQIVIYSWVMVGWTLLLAPATSWLYTTFAALAGAWFLFFAHRLFAAVRRGEETKPMSLFHRSNTYLMIVFCALAVDSAIGLPVLGLPF; encoded by the coding sequence ATGTCGTTGGTGAACGCTGCGCACCACCGCAGTGACAACACCAGCGCCGTGCACCCCACCGGCGAAAAACCAGCCGGTGGGCGGCGAGGTGTCCGGGCTGTCGTCGGCGCTTACGCCGCGCTCGCCAAGCCGAGGGTCATCGAGCTCTTGCTCGTTACCACCATTCCGGCGATGTTCCTCGCCGGAAGGGAGATCCCCTCGCCGTGGCTGGTGCTGGTGACGCTGCTCGGCGGCACGATGGCCGCTGGCAGCGCCAACGCGCTCAACTGCGTGATCGACGCGGACATCGACAAGGTCATGAACCGCACCAAGCGCAGGCCGCTGGTGCGCGACTCGGTGCCAAGGCGCAACGCGCTGATCTTCGGCCTCGCGCTCGGTCTCGCGTCGTTCGGCGTGCTGTACCTGACGGTGAACCTGCTGGCCGCGCTGCTGGCCATCGCCACGATCTTGTTCTACATCTTCATCTACACGCTGCTGCTTAAGCGCAGGACACCGCAGAACGTGGTGTGGGGCGGCGCGGCCGGCTGTATGCCCGTCATCATCGGCTGGGCCGCCGTCGAGGGCACCGTGCAGTGGCCTGCCTTCGTCATGTTCGGCGTCATCTTCTTCTGGACCCCGCCGCACACCTGGGCGCTGGCCATGAAGTACCGCGAGGACTACGAACGCGCCGGTGTCCCCATGCTGCCCGTCGTGGCGACGCCACAGCACGTGGCCAAGCAGATCGTCATCTACTCGTGGGTGATGGTGGGCTGGACGCTGCTGCTCGCCCCCGCGACGAGCTGGCTGTACACGACGTTCGCGGCGCTGGCCGGCGCGTGGTTCCTGTTCTTCGCCCACCGGCTTTTCGCCGCCGTGCGCCGGGGTGAGGAAACCAAGCCGATGTCGTTGTTCCACCGCTCGAACACGTATCTGATGATCGTGTTCTGCGCGCTGGCCGTCGACTCCGCCATCGGACTGCCGGTACTCGGCCTTCCGTTCTGA
- the tkt gene encoding transketolase — translation MSENAANTENNPLLRRNYPADWTDLDTRAVDTVRVLAADAVEHCGSGHPGTAMSLAPVAYSLYQRVMRHDPSDPEWPGRDRFILSAGHSSLTLYIQLFLAGYGLELNDLEQLRKWGSRTPGHPEYRHTPGVETTTGPLGQGLANAVGMSMASRRERGLLDPAAPQGESIFDHHIYVIASDGDIEEGVTSEASSLAGRQELGNLVVIYDDNKISIEDDTNIALSEDTAKRYESYGWHVQVVDGGEDVVAFENAIAAAKAETTRPSFILLRTVIGYPAPKKMGTGKAHGAALGGEEVAAVKEILGFDPAKSFQVEDEVLAHTRKALDRAKREHAAWTERFDEWAAANPERKQLADRLRTRSLPEGWAANLPSWEPDAKGIATRKASGEVLSAVAGVLPELWGGSADLAESNNTTMKGADSFGPSSAATDMWKANPYGRTLHFGVREHAMGSILNGIALHGGTRPYGGTFLIFSDYMRPAVRLAALMKAPVTYVWTHDSVGLGEDGPTHQPIEQLASLRAIPGLNVVRPADANETAAAWKAVLEDVHAPSGLALTRQNVPVLEGTNAEGVARGGYVLAEASTGSPDVVLIATGSEVQLAVEARKTLEAEGVATSVVSMPCVEWFDAQEQSYRDAVIPPTVKARVAVEAGIAQPWHRFVGDNGEIVSIEHFGASADFATLFREFGFTAEAVVAAARRSLEKNS, via the coding sequence GTGTCGGAAAACGCCGCGAACACCGAGAACAACCCACTACTGCGCCGGAACTACCCCGCCGATTGGACGGATCTGGACACCCGCGCGGTGGACACGGTCAGGGTGTTGGCCGCCGACGCCGTCGAACACTGCGGCAGCGGGCACCCCGGCACCGCGATGAGCCTCGCGCCGGTCGCCTACTCGCTGTACCAGCGCGTCATGCGGCACGACCCGAGCGACCCCGAGTGGCCTGGCCGTGACCGGTTCATCCTCTCCGCGGGCCACAGCAGCCTCACCCTCTACATCCAGCTCTTCCTCGCCGGATACGGCCTCGAACTGAACGACCTCGAACAGCTCCGCAAGTGGGGTTCGAGGACGCCGGGGCACCCCGAATACCGGCACACGCCGGGAGTCGAGACCACGACCGGTCCGCTCGGCCAGGGCCTCGCGAACGCGGTCGGCATGTCGATGGCCTCGCGCAGGGAACGCGGGCTGCTCGACCCCGCCGCGCCGCAGGGCGAGAGCATCTTCGACCACCACATCTACGTGATCGCCTCCGACGGCGACATCGAGGAGGGCGTCACCTCGGAGGCATCCTCGCTGGCAGGCCGCCAGGAGCTGGGCAACCTCGTGGTGATCTACGACGACAACAAGATCTCCATCGAGGACGACACGAACATCGCGCTGTCCGAGGACACGGCGAAGCGCTACGAGTCCTACGGCTGGCACGTGCAGGTCGTCGACGGCGGCGAGGACGTCGTGGCGTTCGAGAACGCCATCGCGGCGGCGAAGGCGGAGACCACGCGCCCTTCCTTCATCCTGCTGCGCACCGTGATCGGCTACCCGGCTCCGAAGAAGATGGGCACCGGAAAGGCACACGGCGCGGCACTCGGCGGCGAGGAGGTCGCCGCCGTCAAGGAAATCCTCGGCTTCGACCCCGCCAAGAGCTTCCAGGTCGAGGACGAGGTGCTGGCGCACACCCGCAAGGCGCTCGACCGCGCCAAGAGGGAACACGCGGCGTGGACGGAGCGCTTCGACGAGTGGGCCGCCGCCAACCCCGAGCGCAAGCAGCTCGCCGACCGGCTGCGCACCAGGTCGCTGCCCGAGGGCTGGGCCGCGAACCTGCCGAGCTGGGAACCCGACGCCAAGGGCATCGCGACGAGGAAGGCATCGGGCGAGGTGCTTTCCGCCGTCGCCGGTGTGCTTCCCGAGCTGTGGGGCGGTTCGGCCGACCTCGCCGAGAGCAACAACACCACGATGAAGGGCGCCGACTCCTTCGGTCCCTCCTCGGCGGCCACCGACATGTGGAAGGCCAACCCCTACGGCCGCACGCTGCATTTCGGGGTCAGGGAACACGCGATGGGCTCGATCCTCAACGGCATCGCGCTGCACGGCGGCACCCGGCCCTACGGCGGCACCTTCCTCATCTTCAGCGACTACATGCGCCCCGCGGTGCGGCTGGCCGCGCTGATGAAGGCTCCCGTCACCTACGTGTGGACGCATGACTCGGTCGGTCTCGGCGAGGACGGGCCCACCCACCAGCCCATCGAGCAGCTCGCCTCGCTGCGCGCCATTCCCGGCCTCAACGTGGTGCGGCCCGCCGACGCCAACGAGACCGCCGCGGCGTGGAAGGCGGTGCTTGAGGACGTCCACGCGCCGTCGGGCCTCGCGCTGACCCGGCAGAACGTGCCCGTGCTCGAAGGCACCAACGCCGAGGGCGTCGCGAGGGGCGGCTACGTGCTGGCCGAAGCCTCGACCGGCTCGCCGGACGTGGTGCTCATCGCCACCGGCTCCGAGGTTCAGCTCGCCGTCGAGGCGAGGAAGACACTGGAGGCCGAGGGCGTTGCCACGAGTGTGGTGTCGATGCCGTGCGTCGAGTGGTTCGACGCGCAGGAACAGAGCTACCGCGACGCCGTCATCCCGCCCACCGTCAAGGCGAGGGTCGCCGTCGAGGCCGGGATCGCGCAGCCGTGGCACCGGTTCGTCGGCGACAACGGCGAGATCGTGTCGATCGAGCACTTCGGGGCGTCGGCGGACTTCGCGACGCTGTTCCGTGAGTTCGGCTTCACCGCGGAGGCCGTGGTCGCCGCGGCCCGCCGCTCGCTGGAGAAGAACTCCTGA
- the tal gene encoding transaldolase, protein MSDNDRLAQLSRAGVSIWLDDLSRERLTSGNLAELIRDKHVVGVTTNPTIFAAALSNGEAYDEQVRELAARGADVNAAVRELTTTDVRNAADVFRDVYTATGGVDGRVSIEVDPGLARDTGKTVAEAADLWKTVDRPNIFVKIPATEQGLPAITKTLAQGISVNVTLIFSVERYRAVIDAFFAGLEQARENGHDLSGIQSVASFFVSRVDSEVDKRLEAIGTGEAMALRGEAAIANARLAYAAYEELFGTQRWKDLAEAGAAPQRPLWASTGVKNPDYSDTRYVDELVVSGTVNTMPEKTLDAAADHAEFKGDRVSGSGAEAQRVFDKLSAAGIDVADVFRTLEDEGVEKFDKSWAELLDTVTGQLDKAKG, encoded by the coding sequence ATGAGCGACAACGACCGGCTGGCCCAGCTTTCGCGGGCCGGTGTGTCGATCTGGCTCGACGACCTGTCGAGGGAACGGCTCACGTCGGGCAATCTGGCCGAACTCATCCGCGACAAGCACGTCGTGGGCGTGACCACCAACCCCACGATCTTCGCGGCGGCACTCTCCAACGGCGAGGCATACGACGAGCAGGTCAGGGAACTGGCCGCCCGCGGCGCCGACGTCAACGCGGCGGTGCGGGAACTCACCACCACCGACGTGCGCAACGCCGCCGACGTGTTCCGCGACGTCTACACCGCGACCGGCGGGGTCGACGGAAGGGTGTCGATCGAGGTCGATCCCGGGCTCGCCCGCGACACCGGCAAGACCGTCGCCGAGGCGGCCGACCTGTGGAAGACGGTCGACCGGCCCAACATCTTCGTGAAGATCCCCGCCACCGAGCAGGGACTTCCGGCGATCACCAAGACACTCGCGCAGGGCATCAGCGTCAACGTGACGCTGATCTTCTCCGTCGAGCGCTACCGGGCCGTCATCGACGCCTTCTTCGCCGGACTGGAGCAGGCGAGGGAAAACGGGCACGACCTGAGCGGCATCCAGTCCGTCGCCTCCTTCTTCGTGTCCCGTGTGGACAGTGAGGTCGACAAGCGGCTGGAGGCCATCGGCACCGGCGAGGCCATGGCACTGCGCGGTGAGGCGGCGATTGCCAACGCCCGCCTCGCCTACGCCGCCTACGAGGAACTGTTCGGCACCCAGCGCTGGAAGGACCTCGCCGAGGCGGGCGCGGCGCCGCAACGTCCACTGTGGGCATCGACCGGCGTGAAGAATCCAGACTACTCCGACACCAGGTACGTCGACGAGCTCGTCGTGTCCGGCACTGTCAACACGATGCCGGAGAAGACCCTCGACGCCGCGGCCGACCACGCCGAGTTCAAGGGCGACCGGGTGTCGGGCTCCGGAGCCGAGGCACAGCGGGTGTTCGACAAGCTCTCGGCAGCGGGCATCGACGTCGCCGACGTGTTCCGCACGCTGGAGGACGAGGGCGTCGAGAAGTTCGACAAGTCGTGGGCCGAACTGCTCGACACGGTCACCGGGCAGCTCGACAAAGCGAAGGGCTGA
- a CDS encoding glucose-6-phosphate isomerase, with protein sequence MGAEHTGVSIDSTVESSAAPLLDKLVSDRIAGKLAAQDPTLWGSEAEAEAAIRLSWTTLYQTSRPLIGEIEALRTDLRSEGIDRIVLAGMGGSSLAPEVITGTENVALTVLDTTDAGQVADALAGDLDRTMLVVSSKSGTTVETDSHRRIFTEAFTEAGIDAASRIVVVTDPGSALAELGENEGYRKVFLADPNVGGRYSALTAFGLVPAGLAGADVARLLDQAAGVADALSADSADNPALRLAAALGSAHADGAEKVVLADTGSGIAGFGDWAEQLIAESTGKQGTGLLPVVVEDAGAPGFADAGQDATPVAIGELLGEATIAVAGPLGAQFLLWETAVAVAGRLLGIDPFDQPDVEAAKKAARSLLDDPGSLSETGSPSAVFGSVEVYGDVSTSDGLAGVLREFLATAPEHGYVSVQAYLDRLDDASAGLLRAELAKRCRLQTTFGWGPRFLHSTGQYHKGGHPNGVFLQLTGAVETDIAVPDRPYSLGTLQRAQALGDGQVLADNGRPVLRLHLTDRAAGLVDVMRAVQELAS encoded by the coding sequence ATGGGCGCTGAGCACACCGGAGTCAGCATCGATTCCACTGTGGAATCGTCGGCCGCGCCGCTGCTGGACAAGCTCGTCTCCGACCGGATCGCGGGCAAGCTCGCGGCGCAGGACCCCACGCTGTGGGGCTCCGAAGCCGAGGCGGAAGCCGCGATCCGGCTGTCGTGGACAACGCTCTACCAGACCTCGCGTCCATTGATCGGCGAGATCGAGGCGCTGCGTACCGACCTGCGCTCGGAGGGCATCGACAGGATCGTGCTCGCCGGCATGGGTGGTTCCTCGCTGGCTCCGGAGGTGATCACCGGAACCGAGAACGTGGCGCTGACCGTGCTGGACACCACCGACGCTGGCCAGGTTGCCGACGCGCTCGCCGGTGATCTCGACCGGACCATGCTCGTGGTGTCCTCGAAGTCGGGGACGACGGTCGAGACCGACAGTCACCGGCGCATCTTCACGGAAGCCTTCACCGAGGCCGGGATCGACGCGGCGAGCCGCATCGTCGTCGTCACCGATCCCGGCTCGGCGCTGGCCGAACTCGGCGAGAACGAGGGCTATCGCAAGGTGTTCCTCGCCGACCCGAACGTCGGTGGCCGCTACTCCGCGCTGACCGCGTTCGGCCTCGTGCCTGCCGGTCTCGCGGGAGCCGACGTCGCCAGACTGCTCGATCAGGCCGCGGGCGTGGCCGACGCGCTCTCGGCCGACTCGGCCGACAACCCCGCGCTGCGGCTGGCCGCGGCGCTGGGCTCCGCGCACGCGGACGGCGCCGAGAAGGTCGTGCTCGCCGACACCGGTTCCGGCATCGCGGGTTTCGGTGACTGGGCCGAGCAGCTCATCGCGGAGTCGACCGGCAAGCAGGGCACCGGGCTGCTTCCCGTCGTGGTGGAGGACGCGGGCGCGCCCGGCTTCGCCGACGCGGGCCAGGACGCGACCCCGGTCGCCATCGGCGAACTGCTCGGCGAGGCGACGATCGCGGTCGCCGGACCGCTCGGCGCGCAGTTCCTGTTGTGGGAGACGGCGGTCGCGGTCGCGGGAAGGCTGCTCGGGATCGACCCGTTCGACCAGCCCGACGTCGAGGCCGCGAAGAAGGCGGCTCGTTCGCTGCTCGACGATCCCGGTTCGCTGAGCGAGACGGGAAGCCCTTCGGCCGTGTTCGGTTCCGTCGAGGTCTACGGCGACGTGTCCACAAGCGACGGTCTCGCCGGGGTGCTGCGCGAATTTCTCGCGACGGCGCCCGAACACGGTTACGTGTCGGTGCAGGCGTATCTCGACCGGCTCGACGACGCCTCCGCCGGGCTGCTGCGGGCCGAACTGGCCAAACGGTGCCGATTGCAGACCACGTTCGGCTGGGGGCCCCGGTTTCTGCACTCGACCGGCCAGTACCACAAGGGCGGTCACCCCAACGGTGTCTTCCTCCAGCTGACCGGCGCCGTCGAGACCGACATCGCCGTCCCCGACCGGCCCTACTCCCTCGGAACCCTGCAACGGGCGCAGGCCCTTGGCGACGGTCAGGTGCTCGCTGACAACGGGAGACCGGTGCTGCGGTTGCATCTCACCGACAGGGCGGCCGGCCTTGTCGACGTCATGCGTGCCGTACAGGAGCTCGCTTCATGA
- the zwf gene encoding glucose-6-phosphate dehydrogenase: MKRGWTNPLRDPRDKRLPRIAGPSGLVIFGVTGDLSRKKLMPAIYDLAHRGLLPAGFSLVGFARRDWEDQDFGELVHDSVAEHARTPFRESVWNRLAEGIRFVQGSFDDDDAFDRLADTVRELDTERGTGGNTAFYLSIPPSAFPVVTKQLARSGLADSSEDVWRRVVIEKPFGHDLSSAKELNAVVNDVFPEDSVFRIDHYLGKETVQNILALRFANQMFEPIWNANYVDHVQITMAEDIGLGGRAGYYDGIGAARDVIQNHLLQLLALTAMEEPVSFEPTTLRAEKVKVLGATKPVGPFDLTTARGQYSGGWQGGTKVPGLLQEAGFSKESTTETYAAVTLEVQNRRWAGVPFYLRTGKRLGRRVTEVAVVFKRAPHLPFDSTSTEELGENALVIRVQPDEGITLRFGSKVPGTTMEVRDVTMDFGYGHAFTETSPEAYERLILDVLLGEPSLFPVNEEVELSWRILDPVLDHWAKKGAPEPYQPGSWGPEAADEMLERTGRHWRRP; the protein is encoded by the coding sequence ATGAAACGAGGCTGGACGAACCCGCTGCGCGATCCCCGCGACAAGCGGCTGCCGAGGATCGCGGGCCCATCCGGCCTCGTGATCTTCGGCGTCACCGGCGACCTTTCCCGCAAGAAGCTGATGCCCGCGATCTACGATCTCGCCCACCGCGGCCTGCTTCCCGCCGGGTTCTCGCTCGTCGGGTTCGCGCGCCGCGACTGGGAGGATCAGGACTTCGGCGAGCTGGTGCACGATTCGGTCGCCGAGCACGCGAGGACCCCGTTCCGCGAATCGGTGTGGAACCGGCTCGCCGAGGGAATCCGGTTCGTGCAGGGAAGTTTCGACGACGACGACGCGTTCGACCGGCTCGCCGACACGGTGAGGGAACTGGACACCGAGCGCGGCACCGGAGGAAACACGGCGTTCTACCTCTCCATCCCGCCGAGCGCGTTTCCCGTCGTCACCAAGCAACTCGCGCGCAGCGGGCTCGCCGATTCCAGTGAGGACGTGTGGCGGCGCGTCGTCATCGAGAAGCCGTTCGGGCACGATCTTTCCAGCGCCAAGGAACTCAACGCGGTCGTCAACGACGTGTTTCCCGAGGACTCGGTGTTCCGCATCGACCACTACCTCGGCAAGGAAACCGTTCAGAACATCCTGGCGCTGCGGTTCGCGAACCAGATGTTCGAGCCGATCTGGAACGCCAACTACGTCGACCACGTGCAGATCACCATGGCCGAGGACATCGGTCTCGGTGGCAGGGCGGGCTATTACGACGGCATCGGCGCCGCCCGTGACGTCATCCAGAACCACCTGCTACAGCTGCTCGCGCTGACCGCCATGGAAGAACCGGTCTCCTTCGAGCCAACCACGTTGCGGGCGGAGAAGGTGAAGGTGCTCGGCGCGACGAAACCGGTCGGCCCCTTCGATCTCACGACCGCCCGAGGCCAGTACTCGGGTGGTTGGCAGGGCGGCACGAAGGTGCCGGGACTGTTGCAGGAAGCCGGTTTCTCCAAGGAGTCGACGACCGAGACCTACGCCGCGGTGACGCTGGAAGTGCAGAACCGGCGCTGGGCGGGCGTTCCCTTCTACCTGCGCACCGGCAAGCGTCTCGGCAGGAGGGTCACCGAGGTCGCCGTCGTGTTCAAGAGGGCACCCCACCTGCCGTTCGACTCGACCTCGACCGAAGAGCTCGGCGAGAACGCGCTGGTGATCAGGGTGCAGCCGGACGAGGGCATCACGTTGCGCTTCGGCTCGAAGGTGCCGGGGACCACGATGGAGGTCCGCGACGTCACGATGGACTTCGGCTACGGGCACGCGTTCACCGAAACCTCGCCGGAAGCCTACGAGCGGCTGATCCTCGACGTGCTGCTCGGCGAGCCGTCGCTGTTCCCCGTCAACGAAGAGGTCGAGCTGTCGTGGCGGATCCTCGACCCGGTTCTCGATCACTGGGCCAAGAAGGGCGCCCCCGAGCCGTATCAACCCGGTTCGTGGGGGCCGGAAGCCGCTGACGAGATGCTGGAACGCACGGGCAGGCACTGGAGGCGGCCGTGA
- the opcA gene encoding glucose-6-phosphate dehydrogenase assembly protein OpcA, translated as MIIDLPSTTTSQLNKKMVELRERGGAVALGRVLTLVIVAEDDEQLEAAIDAANEASREHPSRVIVVAKGARTAAPRIDGQIRVGGDAGASEVIVLRLYGALANQGQSAVVPLLLPDAPIVTWWPGTAPKFPAKDPLGQLAQRRITDSAAEKNPIRALSARAKSYVDGDTDLAWTRLTNWRAQLVAALDLPPHERITGASVTGEADSPSTELLAGWLAEYLRVPVKRVKTTSAQGIVAVKLDRPSGAIELVRPDGRTGTLTQPGQPKRRISLRRRDTRDCLIEELRRLDPDEIYEAALHGLSKLSAARKKTAASKTTTTKVNA; from the coding sequence GTGATCATCGATCTTCCCTCGACGACAACCTCTCAGCTCAACAAGAAGATGGTCGAGCTGCGGGAAAGAGGCGGCGCAGTCGCGCTGGGCAGGGTGCTGACCCTGGTGATCGTGGCCGAGGACGACGAGCAGCTCGAAGCGGCGATCGACGCGGCCAACGAGGCCAGCAGGGAGCATCCCTCACGGGTCATCGTCGTCGCCAAGGGCGCGCGGACGGCCGCTCCGAGGATCGACGGCCAGATCAGGGTCGGCGGTGACGCCGGCGCCAGTGAGGTCATCGTGTTGCGTCTCTACGGCGCGCTCGCCAATCAGGGGCAGAGCGCCGTGGTGCCGTTGTTGCTGCCGGACGCGCCGATCGTCACGTGGTGGCCCGGCACGGCACCGAAGTTCCCCGCGAAGGATCCGCTCGGGCAGTTGGCGCAGCGCAGGATCACCGATTCGGCGGCGGAGAAAAATCCCATCAGGGCGCTGTCGGCGCGGGCCAAGAGCTATGTCGACGGTGACACCGACCTCGCGTGGACCAGGCTCACCAACTGGCGGGCTCAGCTCGTGGCCGCGCTGGATCTGCCTCCGCACGAACGGATCACGGGTGCCTCGGTGACCGGCGAAGCCGATTCGCCATCGACGGAGCTGCTTGCCGGATGGCTCGCCGAGTATCTGAGGGTCCCGGTCAAGCGGGTGAAAACCACGAGCGCGCAGGGCATCGTCGCGGTGAAGCTGGATCGTCCTTCCGGCGCGATCGAGCTGGTCCGCCCCGACGGCAGGACCGGAACGCTGACCCAGCCCGGGCAGCCGAAGCGGCGGATCTCGTTGCGGCGCAGGGACACGCGCGACTGTCTCATCGAGGAACTGCGCAGGCTCGACCCCGACGAGATCTACGAGGCGGCATTGCACGGCCTGAGCAAGCTCTCCGCGGCACGCAAGAAAACGGCCGCCTCGAAGACCACAACCACGAAGGTGAACGCATGA